TCATGCAACTATTCAGTCCATGGGAGGTGCCCGGAGAAAGGCACCGGGCCGCAATAGGAGAACAGACCCTTCAACTCCGGGCAGCCATCAGGGTATGGGATGGTCCGGTGAAATGGGTCCCTCTTGAGCCTCTTCACGTGGAGAGAGCCTAGGCATCCATAGGGATCTTCCAGGAACTGAGCCCTCACAGCGGCTTCACCTTTCAGAGCAGCCTCCCTTGCAGCAGGCGTTGCTGGGGTACCTGTGAAGAAAAATCTTCCTTCTGGGAATCCAAGCGCTGTTCTGTGCAATTGCGCAAACCGTTCCTCCTTGAAATCATAGCTTACGACCTAAGCAATGAATGTTTAGAAGTGTTGATTAGTGAATAGCATCCATCAGAACTCAGAGAGTTTGGATTGAAGTTCACAAGGAAAAATCATCTCCTATTACTGCTAAGCACGAAGGTGAAAAGGTTTTTGCAAGACTGGTTTAATAAGAATAGAAGCTTACAGTTATGTTTTGTGGGTATCTTCCAGTGAGTTCTCTGAAACGGCAAACACTAAACAGGAGGTTTTCAAAACTATCTCGGGCATGCTCCTCAGTGAGTGCCCGGCTCCTTACACTCTCATCATTCCCTGTGTAGATACATAGAAACTATGAGAATCTTACAAAGGATAGCTGGAAACTCAAACTTGGGGGCATGAACAAAAGGGTGCTAATAATACACTAAGGTGACAGATGAGAAAGTAAAATGTATCAATTTCAGGGAGCATTAGCTTGTTCATATTCTGACTATCCATGCTCAGATATAAATCCATGcattattttttgaaataataaATCCATGCATTATACTTCTCCACATAAACAGACAATTCAACTTTTCATGCAGTACTACGCGATGGCATCCAATAGAAAATATGAGGCTTAAAATCATCATTTTAACTCTACACTCTCAACTCCAAAATCAATTCATGCTTCAACAAATATGTTGCACTAACACAAGCATGGCATTTGATTAGAGCAACTCAGTGCTCACTGGTCAGAAGTAATTTCACATCATGGCCAAATAGACCATTGGACCTTGACAGGCTCTAAGTTAAGGGTGATATGATTACCAATTGAAGACTCAGACTAAACATTTTCAAACATATATAATGCCACCGATCTTACCAAAGCACATGAAAGAAGAAATGTCCAAATAGATCAAAACTCACCAAACCAGCCTTTGGACTCCGCAATCGCCCAATAGCTCTGCGCCTCACTCCTCGGCCCGGCATCCTTCCTCGTCTCGCCACCGCTGAACAACAGCAGCACGCCCTCGTCCCTCGCAGCAATGTCCACGCCCTCCTTGATATGCGCCAAGAACGTGGCCGCCTGACCAGGGTGCTTCTGGTACGGCTCCAAAAACCAGGAATCCTCACGGTCAGTCTTCCCGCAGCTGGCGCTCGTGTAAATCGAATGCCCGGCCACCATGACGAGGTTCCGGAGGTTCGGGAACGGATACTCCCCAACCTCACTCGaccacgcgccgccgctcctcatcGTCCTGAACCGGGTCTCGTACACGGAGAGGAGGATCAGGACGCTGAGGCCGAAGGACAGCAAGATGAGGGCGACGGCCACGGGGTGCGCCTCGTAGAAGTAGCGGATCCTCATCACGATCGAGGCCTCGAGGTGCGGGTTCTTGGGCTTGCGGCCCTTGCGGGAGACCCCGGACTCGAGGTCGAAGTCGACGCCTCTGGGGTAGCGGAAGGACTTGGGGCTCCCCGGACCGAATCCCTGGCTGCTGCTCATCGCGCTCAAGAACTCGGCCTCTCGGTATCACGCGGGCAGCGCATCAAGCTGTCCTTCGGTGAACTGAGAAGAAGCCCAGATCCAAAGCTTGGGCTCGAGAAGATGCAGGTATGATGCTGTTTGgtaccaaatcaagatccgcggGTGTCGTGCGAGCCACGCGAGTAACCGATCCCGGGAGGCAGCCTGCGGAGATGAAAAATGGGGCGCCAGTTAGCGCGATTGCAGACCAAATCGAGAGGCTGCTCCAATGACCATGGAAGTAGAGATCCCACCTTTGAGGTGCCGCCGGGAACAAATCGGTGAGCAGTCGCGCGCCGGGCCGGATCTGCCGAGGCGAGGCGAATGGATAGCAGGCGGCGCCGAGGGAGGAGATGCAGCAGGAGAATCTGGCGGGAGGGGTGGCGACGCGGGCCAGCAGGTAGCAGGATGGGGGCGTGGCGTGGCCGGGCGGCACTAATGGGAGGGGCGGACGCCGGCGTTGCTCGGGCTTCTGCTGTCTCCTCTGCCGCTCTGCGCGCGCTCCGGCCGGGGTCGACGCAGGGGAGCGAAACCGGGGTTCACAGACACAGCTGACTTGGTCTGGCTGGACCATGTCTCGCCTCTCACGAGTCACGAGGAGGCCCTTGACATTTTGGAGGTTAtacagaagttttttttttaaaaaaactgttCTAAGCTCTAATAATCCAACTGTATCTGGAATTACGCCACAAGTAAGTAAAAGCTATCGATTTATCATCTGGCACAAACGTAAGTATACGTTGGCCAAAACATTCTAACATGGAATGTTTGGCACAAACATAAGTATACACTGGACAAAAGATTCTAACTTGGAACATGACATGGATCAAAAGAGAGATTAATTGTGTACTTTTGCCATTTTAGTAATGTTTAGTTTATCCGTAGAAAATAACTGATGCAGTGAACAAGATAGTGCAAATGTGCAATGCCACATTTAAGACACGACAATTTGAAATGAGTTCAAACTAAATGATCAGAAGATTTAATTATTAGAAAAAAGCCTAGAAATTAGTGTTTACCCTAACCACTCAATTACTATGCAACTTAGCATGGTTATTGGATCACCGGGGAGGAGGCAGCATAGGGGGAGGTAGGGATGTCAGGCGGTGGCGGCTAATGAGGAGGTCGGGATCGTGGAGCGGTggggtagcggcggcggcggaggaggtggcggggaTGGCGTGCAACAGGTGAGCCACGAATGGATAAGGTGGGAGGGAGGGTATGGAGAAGTGGTGATGTTCAAATTTGGACTTAGCTGCTCTAACATGCCTTTCTGTTCAACTCTAGGTCCAATGATGTCTTCTAttatcttttcttttatgatatatatgtatatgtatatgtatatgtgtatgtatatgtatatgtatatgtatatgtatatgtatatgtatatgtatatgtatgatAATGACTAGGAAACGCCTAGGTTAATCTAGGTGTGCCTAAGCTATAGGTGGCGAGGGTGCCCTAAAATAAAGCTCTAGGCGAAGGGTCACCGCGCCTTTAATAATCTTGATTATGATATATTGCACATATAATAATAGTATTATATTCCAAATAAGAAAATGCTACGCGGGTTAAATGAAATTCAAGATATTGGTTGGGATGGTCTAGTACACAGTACCTGCTCGTAACTAAAAAATTTTAGACGTGTCAGTAGTATTCGAAACACAACTATGAACTATCAATTTATTTTGCATGATAGTAGTCGAAGTCAATGCAAATTTACACGAATTATCCACGTTTTTATATAAATCTTTAAAAGTAAAGCCAAAATTCACAAAAAAAGAATTATATATATGCAACTGTGAGCGAAGGTGGTAATTAACAAGAACGTGGATCATGTCACATGAGGCCGTCATGCATCATGACTCTGAACTCCTCGAAGGAGagcacgccgtcgccgtcgaggtcgAACCTGCAGATCATGGCCCTGCACTCGTCCAAtgccacctgctgctgctgcgacccCACCATCAGCCGGCCGAGCATCCGCTGCAGGCTCGCCGGCGTGATGTACAGCTCCCGGCCGccctcggccgcctccgccgccgccgcgtcgtccgcGTACATCCCGAACGCCGCCCTCAGGCACCGCCGCCTGCagtcctcgtcgccgtcgtcggcctccgccgcctcgcgggCCAGCCCGAGGAACTCGTCGCGGCTCAGCaggccgtcgccgtccgcgtccgccgccgcgacgacggccgcggcctcctcctcgccgagcgccgccgccatgcagCCGCGCAGCTCGGACGCCGACACCTTGCCGTCGCCGTCCTTGTCCAGGGCGTCGaacaacgccgccgccgccgcagccattGGCCTCGATCGATCGGCCAACGATGATAAGCAGCTGGAGGCCAGACTCTGGACGCGGCTGAACGATTTCGGCTAGTGGCCAGGCTAGTTTGTGCTACGTAGGTAGGTGGTTTGGTTGGTGCGTGTTGGCTACTTGGCTAGCTTATGCTGTTGGTTTGAGACCTGC
This portion of the Setaria viridis chromosome 7, Setaria_viridis_v4.0, whole genome shotgun sequence genome encodes:
- the LOC117862605 gene encoding uncharacterized protein C57A10.07 — its product is MSSSQGFGPGSPKSFRYPRGVDFDLESGVSRKGRKPKNPHLEASIVMRIRYFYEAHPVAVALILLSFGLSVLILLSVYETRFRTMRSGGAWSSEVGEYPFPNLRNLVMVAGHSIYTSASCGKTDREDSWFLEPYQKHPGQAATFLAHIKEGVDIAARDEGVLLLFSGGETRKDAGPRSEAQSYWAIAESKGWFGNDESVRSRALTEEHARDSFENLLFSVCRFRELTGRYPQNITVVSYDFKEERFAQLHRTALGFPEGRFFFTGTPATPAAREAALKGEAAVRAQFLEDPYGCLGSLHVKRLKRDPFHRTIPYPDGCPELKGLFSYCGPVPFSGHLPWTE
- the LOC117862607 gene encoding probable calcium-binding protein CML25/26 encodes the protein MAAAAAALFDALDKDGDGKVSASELRGCMAAALGEEEAAAVVAAADADGDGLLSRDEFLGLAREAAEADDGDEDCRRRCLRAAFGMYADDAAAAEAAEGGRELYITPASLQRMLGRLMVGSQQQQVALDECRAMICRFDLDGDGVLSFEEFRVMMHDGLM